AAGGGATGCATTATTAATCAGTACATAGAAAActggatagggatccctgggtggcgcagcggtttagcgcctgcctttggcccagggcgcgatcctggagacccgggatcgaatcccacatcgggctcccagtgcatggagcctgcttctccctctgcctgtgtctctgcctctctctctctctgtgactataatacataaataaataaaaattaaaaaaaaaaaaaaaagaaaactggataaaTAACAAATACTGCCAATATTAGCTatacaaaaagcaaaatgttttttttttcagcaccaaaaatcagttttttaataAAGGATGCCAAGGTCACATTACCCTCTTGAATACATTAAGAGAAAAGATTCCATAGAGAAAAGATTCCATTCCAGATCCCACCCTaagcaaaatgtttttaaggaaGTATATAATATAATCATGATACAGTACAAGATTCAGCTgtgaataatatttacatatgtataacaTATCTGTAAAAATTTTTGATAATGAGTATGTATCATTTTTACCAAATGTAttagaatgatttttctttaaaatattcagaggcccaaatggtaatatttatattttaacaatagtTTACTTTGGGAATATTGTCTTGGGAATACAGATTACTtactcttttatattttgtaacttcTGGCTTTTCTGGTATCTAAGTATTTTTGTAGGCCCTattgtaatatattatattttaaagtagtttcAACCTGATGATCTACCCCtcagaattttccaaataaataactttaagcACGAAactctgattgtttcttttctcGCTGAACTTGAAGACAAAGTTAATtgtataataaatgataaatatatggtGAAATAATGTGTACTGATACTTGCATATATCTTTcagtattgaaataaaatttaaaatatcaaattataccCTACAGAGAAACAATGGTGAACAAAAGTATTTCCATAGGTCTTTCAGTGTGTCCTCATTGatgtttataatttgaaaaaaggGAATTAGAAAGTAGAAGATACATATACTGGATTACTTTTAGGTTGAATGACTTTTGGTTTAAAGGCATTTTGGTTTCAAAACCACATATGGTCACTTAATACCTCAGAGGAATAAACATTtgtaaggaaaaatatattttatattaatgtgcATGAATTAATGATGTATGAATTTTGAGGGTCTCTTTGTCAAGCTGTGTGCAAGAAACATGAAACATGGTTATTAAAGGTGCTATGTTCCTGAAATATTCTTGAGTAACCTTAtcagtattgaaaaaaaaatatgcaagaagTGAATAGGCTTGAGGTAGGAAATTGTCAAGCTGAATGTTCTCTTAGAACAATTTGACTGTTGGACCCTGGCCCTAGCTGAGGAATAGCCACAAATTCAGGTGAGATTCAGTTATTCAGTGGAagacaataaagagaaaagggaggTGCTGGGTTGAACAGACTAATAGTCTGTTTGGAGCTGAAGCTTAGCATGGCCTGCTCCTAGCGAGGCGCAGTAAAGGTCTTTAGTTAGAAGTCCACATGTAAGCAGGAGTAAGTTTCATGACTTGAAGGAGCCTTACTCACTGTACAGGAAAACATAGTTGAGGGTACATGCTTGGGCAggagtaaaaatgaatgaagcaaaTCCTGCCAAAAggagcattcttttcttttcccagtaTTTGTTAGAGAATTGCTTGGTGAGTTTTGAGAAGTCCTGAGActaatatgaagaaaaatgcaCGTCAATCAGTATCACAAATTATAACATTTAAAACTACTTATTTTATATCAAAAGCAACACAGTCCTTATGAAGTCCCTATGAAGTCCTCATTAAGTGCAGCACATGCAGCACATACTTCTCTCATGCTGGAGTTATATTCATGCTCTTTTTCCTCCGTATTTATGCATTTAAGTTGTGCTTTCTGttcttagagaattttttttgttgcttgaaacatttatttctggCATTTCACAAATCCGAAACATGTTGAAGAAACAGGGAACATCATTCCAGTTTTTCCTTGGATTTGAAGAGTCTCGAATGGTGGCACAGTCCTCCACTGTAACTATATTATTGGGCTCCCCTACATCCCAGAAGCTAAAAGAGAGTAATGCAGGAGATTTAAAATCCCAGCTACAAGAATCCAAGTGACCTAATGTGCTAGACAAATTACATTTGTTCTGTGTAACTTCACAACAGTTTTGTTATTTAGGcattataatctccattttaatGATGAGTAAAAGGAGTCCCGGAAAAGCTGAACCATTTGTCTGAGTCAATAGAATTTATGAGTAGCGAAGCTGAACTGGATCTTCCTGACTTTCTATTTTGTCATGCTCCCTCATGAATGTAGGCTCATAATGAGAAGTTACTGATATTCTGATGGATTTGTTTCCTTCGCACTCAATATCACATCTTAACATTTGGTTCCCTTTATTACACATCAAGTTGGTGTTAACTTTGGTACATACTTCAGTGGTACTCCAGGGCTGTTGTGAAGCAACTTTCTAAAGTCTCCATCCAACTGGACTATTCTCTTAGGACTGACCTTAACCATCTTGACCTTTCATTTCCTCAAATGCTAAGTGAAGATTGATAATGTCAGTGTATCTCAGAATGGTGTAATTtaggtaaaaatgaaataatgaggggatccctgggtggctcagcggtttagcgcctgcctttggcccagggcgcgatcctggagtcctgggatcaagtcccacgtcaggctcccggcatggcacctgcttctccctcctcctgtgtctctgcctctctctctctctctctatgtctatcatgaataaataagtaaataaatattttttaaaaatgaaataatgaatgagatAAAAACTGAAAACTCCAAAGTGTTGTGCTCTAATGATGTAAGGTcattattaaagagaaaagagacattaTTGCAAGGGGCTTCCATGCTTTCGCTCCATAAATCTGCTTtctcaaatcactatttttgtctCATTTACTAGTTTGGGGCATAAGACTCTGAActacactctttctctctgctgcATTTCCAGTGAATTAGTCTTTAATTCTAACCCTCTCCttattttcatctattattttccctttattcaaATAGTCTCAGAAAGTGGGAGCACTAGATCCTTATGCTTTCTTCATCTATCTTCTTGCATGTAATATCACCAAGAGTTGACCTGAAAATATCTCATGGAACAGAAGGAGGTTCTGAGAACTCCCCTAAACAATGGTCTAACTTCGAGATTTAAGACCGCGTTAAAATTCTTCTGCGAGAAGGAAATTACCTCAGAGATTCTGTGAAAGGTGTGCCATCTACCCATTGCCATTGACCCTCTTTCACCTGGTCTGTCAGTCCAATATAAAACTCTTTCCTCTTAGGTTTCGCAAAGAAAAGGAATTCCTATGGaagcaacacattaaaaaaaaaaaagatcaattgttttaattttgaacaaATGTTGAAGGTAATTGTTATTAAAAGTGATAAAGCAGGACCCAGACTACAGATGATAGATAAGTGGCTCTGAAATTGTAAGATCATGGAGAATtctctcctaattttttttatggtggtaaaaatatacataacatacatCTTTAACAGAGAAGGAGGTTCTCAATATCTCATTCAAAGTTTATCTACTGTTATTTGTAGCAAAATTTactgtatatatacatcataAACATTATTAATCGCAGCTTAAAGATAGTAGACATATCCTTGACATATCTGACATAATCATATGATATGTTCATCAACataatagccattctaaaatGAACTGCCAGGgatcactctgcctctctctctctctctgtgactatcataaattaaaaaaaaaataaataaaataataaaatgaactgcCAGGGGATCCCCGgaggctcggtggtttggcgcctgcctttggcccagggcacgatcctggagtccggggatcgagtcccgcatcgggctccctgcatggagcctgcttctccctctgcctgtgtctctgcctctctttctctctcactgtgtctatcataaataaataaataaataaataaataaataaataaataaataaatcttttagaaaaaaaataaaaataaaatgaactgccAGCCCTTTTTCCCCCATCTTAATGAGAAAGAAGCTAAACacagaaatgccttttttttttaaaaaagctcttcTAATAATGAAAATAGAGTAGGTATCTACTTACAGAAATAGTAGGAACAGCACACATTTTAatacattcatttaacaaatagtaATTGCGGGCTAAACACTATATACATGTACGAAGAAAGGAATAGATCCTATGAAGAAGGTTACACTGACACCAGAGGAGTCAATGCACTCCAACTACCTGCTCCTCCTGTGTGTTGATAACAACCAGATGAGCTCCCATGTTGGAGCAGTTTTTTAAACTCGATGTCCAGGACATAGTATTAGTAGAAAAGAGGTAGCAGCTAGATTGAAAATGTACCCAGTCTGACGGACAGCAATTCTTGACTGAACCTAGGAGAGAAGTTTCCATGAGTGTCCTAGCCCAGAGGAGCGCCATGTAGCATTCTTCTAAGCCTTGGAACAAGACTATATATATAGGAACGTTGGGagtatatttttgagatttccaAATTCcctattctatatatatatttttctccttcaccTCATTGGAAGCAAGTGAGGAGTGAAAAGAAAGTGCATTTCTGAAGATAATATCTTCCACTTCTAGATTTTCTGTTCAGACATACCTCAAATTTATTCTAAAAGTTTTCTATCATATCCCCCAAATCTCCTTGAACTTCTTACCACCAATTCCTTGGCATTCTCATATAGTACAGGCaagattttacattttgtttttgaaaaacaggACATCCTCCAACTACTTTACTCATCCTCAAATCAAtctagaagccaaaaaaaaaaaaagtgttgataTATAAATGTTGATGTTCAAATTTGAGGACTATTATACCCAATCCGTCATTGGAGCAGGAGAAGTCCATGAAAGCCTCATGTAGCTGGAACTTATTCTCGTCACAGAGTTGAAAGTTATGATATGTCACTGTAAGGAAAGGGGCAGAGTTAATGTTCAttcctcttgaaaaaaaataaatttgatcatttttgtttttaaaacaaaagtatcaataatcatgatttttttttcttttcctttccttctttctttttttcccttctttttttacaCTCTTTGTCCTTCTACATGGAGAGGCACTGAGATTTACTTACtccaagaaagaagaaggaattcacataaaaaaaaaaaaaaagattctatttattcattcatgagagacacagagagagaggcagagacacaagcagagggagaagcaggctccatgcaggagcctgatgtgggacttgatcccgggactccaggatcacactctgagctgaaggcagatgctcaaccactgagccaccgaggcatcctgAGGGAATTCACATTTTATGGTTTTCCTGATTTATGAAGACAAACGTACTCAATCTGTGGTCCCAAaacccagagaaaacaaatacattttcacTCTTGTCTTATGCCtacccttcctccctttctttcagaAAGTGATTTTGTCATGTCTCTGGCTAGGATCCCATAGAGAGTTTACCCTAATGATAGGAGGGAATACAAAGGAGAAGACTCACAGCcaccaaagagatgaaaaaaaatgtctatcatGAGAAATGTGTCAGAGGTTGCTGAGATGGGGTAACCATTCTGTGCTATTTGGGATTCTAGTTGAGCAATAATCTCCAGAGAAATAGGGAAGAAAGTGGAACAGAAatatccttgggatccctgggtggcgcagcggtttggcgcctgcctttggcccagggcgcgatcctggagactcgggatcgaatcccacatcgggctcccggtgcatggagcctgcttctccctctgcctgtgtctctgcctctctctctctctctctctctctctctctgtctctgtgtgtgtgactatcataaaaaaaaaaaaattaaaaaaaaaaaaaagaaatatcctttaGGGGAGAAAAGAACCCCCAGGCAACAAGAAAGATTTTACTCCTAATATTCACCAGGGAGATTAAACTTGCCCTTTAGAACTTACCAAGACATCTGGTGATAAAACAGACACTTAGCAGTAGAATGGAGACCCCAGCAATTGTCCTTAAGAGCACTTGGGAAGAGAAGCATCCTCTCTCTGtagaaataaatatgcaaacatgGTCAATCTTCCCCTTGCAAGATACAaaagagatttgttttttctttttaagattgttaaattaaaaagttaattaaattgttaaattaaataagttaaaaaaaacttatttattcatgagaggcacagagacacaggaagagcgagaagcaggctccctgtgaggagcccgatacgggacttgatcccaggaccctgggatcacaacctgaacataaggcagatgctcaaccactgagcctcctaggtGCCCTACAAAAGATATTCTTATTCAACCACTTCTTTCCTTCCACTTGCACTGTTCTATATGGAGTAATTCTCCAACttcagcatgcatcagaatcatttAGACAGTTGGTTGGAACACAGATGATGGCGCCTCACATCCAGAGTTAACAATTCATTAAACCTGGTTGGGAGCCAACAAGTTCCCAGAAGCTGCAAAAGCTACTGGTCTGGAAACCTTCTTTCGGAACCACTAGAATAAACCATTGCTAATCTTAAGACTCATGACCCGAGAGAGATGTGCAACTTTTCCTTCCTAAGCCTCTCAGGTTTCAAcccttctttgtctttccctttctccctctcatctTCTCTGTTCTTCTTGTTTCTCTCCTACTCTCCTTTTCTTGGTGTCTCATTTCCCAAGCCCTCTGTAAATCAATTCAGATAAAACGTAGGCCGTCTTCTAGTggttcccctcctcctccttcctgacacacattttacagacaaggaaagtgGGTTCCAGAGAAgtgaggtgacttgcccaaggcgaCACAGGGAAAAGGTGGGCAGAGCAGTCTGATTTAGCTCTCCCTGGAATCCAGTCAGTGATCCTCAGTATAATATACCATCCCTGACCACTGCCTCAGCTTCCTCTCTTGGGTTCTgtccctgccttccttcttttGCTCTGGTGGAGACTTTTCTATTGTCCCATCCCTCAAAATATTTATCACCTCTTCCCAAAGGAAAGATCTACAATAGAAAGGGAGAGTTGCAAATTTTACCTGTGCCTTGGGATATAGATGGTTGGGatgaattcattttctctctctctctccctctccttcacttGTCAGTTTCTGAGTCCAGAAGTACTTTGTTAGTAAGATTCAaggaaaatgaatcttttttctttctttcttttttttttttttggaagtgtgACCCTAAGACATAATAACATAACGTGTTCTGTGGTTTTGCATTTCAGTCAGTGTTTCCTTTCTTGCATAAGGATGAAAAGGGAACTTACTGGATGACAtgtctgtctcctcattttaGGAAACACAAAATGGGGAAATGATGAGGTGGTTAAGTAGCATCAGAAATGGGCTGAGCCTGTAGATACACCAAGGgcttaaaaatactgttttgttttggtggatAAAATGTCTCTACTTTCCTTCAGACCTCACCCATCCTTTAGTTTGTCCTTGACATTTGTGAGGCCGACCTCTACATTTCCAATTTCACTTTCCATCCTTACCACCACACATTTGTTAACAAGGGACAGAATCACACTTGGCACAGAGCTAGGCATACAGTACATGCATTTACAGCTTAGCCATGTGaattccttttcctattttatggttttgttttttctttctccttcactggCATCTCTTGAAACTTCTTGATTTCTCTCACGCTTGTATATGTTGTATTGGGGTTTATATCTCTTCTATCAAAGTGCTCACCACTATGCAATCTCACAGGTCCATCCCAGCTGAATCACCTCATGTGGTGTGACTACTTTGAAATTCAGCTCCATTCCTATGTCAAAACACAGCTTCTGGAAACTTCAAGACTCAGCAGATAGTGTCATTCTATTCTTCTGAactatttgaggatttttgttttgtattggtGCCTATattaggagaaataaatttgaatgtCAGAAGAAGCAATTTCAATTAgacaggggggcacctgggtggctcagtgtttgagcatctgcctttggatcaggtcatgatcccaggaccccacagggagcctacttctccctccacttataactctgcacccaccccccgaccctgtctctcatgaataaataaattatatcttaaaaaattcaattagaCATGAAAATATAATGTTTCTCTGGAAGGTTAGGTAGATGTAGTAGTGTTCCACTCCCTTCCATAAAAATACTTAAGAACAGGATCAAACTGGTCTCTATTGATGAAAATTCACAAGTGTCAGGAGGCATtagtaatatacatatatgaccTGGTAATCAGTACACTGTGACTCACAGATTTCACATCTTAGAAAATATCCTTGTTCTCAAAgggactttttatttatttatttatttatttattttttgtttctgtgtaactttattattttttaaattaatttttattggtgttcaatttaccaacatacagaaaaacacccagtgctcatcccgtcaagtgtccacctcagtgcccgccacccattcccctccaatacccgccctcctccccttccaccacccctagttcgtttccccgagttaggagtctttatgttctatctcccttcctgatatttcccaacatttcttttccctttctttatattccctttcactattatttatattccccaaatgaatgagaacatacactgtttgtccttctccgattgacttatttcactcagcataataccctccagttccatccacgttgaagcaaatggtgggtattgtcgtttctaattgctgagtaatattccattgtatacataaaccacatcttctttatccattcatctttctatggacaccgaggctccttccacagtttgtctattgtggccattgctgatagaaacatcagggtgcaggtgtcccgacgtttcattgcatctgaatctttggggtaaatccccaacagtgcaattgctgggtcgtagggcaggtctatttttaactctcaaaGGGACTTTTTATTGTTTCGATGTATTACTCAATTTCTTCTGCATCCTTTATTTCACagttatgtagttttttttttaaagttaaaaaattctacatgtatattttataaaagatatgCATATCTAACATGGGTTTTATCAGCAAATTGCTTTTGACtggtaaaaagaaattatctagtggatgggttaaataaattattaaatgatgAATCATAGTGACTACAGTCCATGATCTATTAATTATGATCAATCTGTAATAACAAATATCAAGAAacaattatatgttaattttatgaACATGCAATTGACTAATGTTAATAATCAACAAATTAATATCTTACTAGtcaaaatacatgtatattttatcctttgtcattttttccaaattataaaagcaatatttttattgttaatagtACGAGAAAAATGTGGCAAGTAAAAGACCTCCCATCTGTGCTAAGTGCACCCTTCTAAAGTAAACCAAGCTTAATAATATACCTTAATGTCTCAATGTGTATACATGCTTAAAGTATATACCTTGAGACATTTTCCAAGCTTAAGTCAAGTTTACAtaatatattgcttatttttggTCAAATGAGATCATACCTgcaatattttcatgttttaaaaattacttttatagtCACCAATGTCTTTAGGTATCTATCTTAACTCTATTgtttaaactttttctgtaatCTATAAACCAGGCAcaaataatttatagtttttccttcctcttacaCATGAGGTCATGGctacctttatatatattt
This region of Vulpes vulpes isolate BD-2025 chromosome 8, VulVul3, whole genome shotgun sequence genomic DNA includes:
- the LOC112917311 gene encoding C-type lectin domain family 4 member E-like translates to MNSSQPSISQGTERGCFSSQVLLRTIAGVSILLLSVCFITRCLVTYHNFQLCDENKFQLHEAFMDFSCSNDGLGSVKNCCPSDWVHFQSSCYLFSTNTMSWTSSLKNCSNMGAHLVVINTQEEQEFLFFAKPKRKEFYIGLTDQVKEGQWQWVDGTPFTESLSFWDVGEPNNIVTVEDCATIRDSSNPRKNWNDVPCFFNMFRICEMPEINVSSNKKNSLRTESTT